Proteins encoded by one window of Pseudonocardia sp. HH130629-09:
- a CDS encoding c-type cytochrome: protein MTENQNPPPVERPDEKAGGRTRPHGKVKRRIAGALAIGLGLLSVGFLYAAFAPQPQVAQAQQDTALIAKGEQLYNNTCITCHGANLQGVEDRGPSLIGVGDAAVYFQVSSGRMPMARQEAQAARKHPLPIFDPETQEGRANLEALGAFIQANGGGPVTPAARGEALRGDDPGRGGVLYRLNCASCHNFTGVGGALSSGKYAPALEPANEEQIYTAMQTGPQNMPRFSDQQLTPQEKQDIIAYIKSVNHANDPGGYALLGLGPTAEGVFIFAVVMSGLVGFAIWLGAKS from the coding sequence ATGACCGAGAACCAGAACCCACCACCGGTCGAACGGCCGGACGAGAAGGCCGGGGGCCGCACCCGTCCGCACGGCAAGGTGAAGCGCCGCATCGCCGGCGCCCTCGCCATCGGGCTGGGCCTGCTGTCCGTCGGTTTCCTCTACGCCGCCTTCGCGCCGCAGCCGCAGGTCGCCCAGGCCCAGCAGGACACCGCGCTGATCGCCAAGGGCGAGCAGCTCTACAACAACACCTGCATCACGTGCCACGGCGCGAACCTGCAGGGCGTCGAGGACCGCGGCCCGAGCCTGATCGGCGTCGGAGACGCCGCGGTGTACTTCCAGGTGTCCTCGGGGCGTATGCCGATGGCGCGCCAGGAGGCCCAGGCCGCCCGCAAGCACCCGCTGCCGATCTTCGACCCGGAGACGCAGGAGGGCCGGGCGAACCTCGAGGCGCTGGGCGCGTTCATCCAGGCCAACGGCGGTGGCCCGGTCACGCCGGCCGCCCGCGGCGAGGCGCTGCGCGGCGACGACCCCGGTCGCGGCGGCGTGCTGTACCGCCTGAACTGCGCGTCCTGCCACAACTTCACCGGTGTCGGCGGCGCGCTGTCGTCCGGCAAGTACGCTCCCGCGCTCGAGCCGGCCAACGAGGAGCAGATCTACACCGCGATGCAGACCGGCCCGCAGAACATGCCGCGCTTCTCCGACCAGCAGCTCACGCCTCAGGAGAAGCAGGACATCATCGCGTACATCAAGTCGGTGAACCACGCCAACGACCCGGGCGGCTACGCGCTGCTGGGTCTCGGCCCGACGGCCGAGGGTGTCTTCATCTTCGCCGTCGTGATGTCCGGTCTCGTCGGGTTCGCGATCTGGCTGGGGGCGAAGAGTTGA
- a CDS encoding ubiquinol-cytochrome c reductase iron-sulfur subunit: MSSEVSTGSDRRPTKDELDAMSPEQLARLAGELDEVEVVHNTPAFPIPGTRAEKRAERSVALWFLISAISMLAFVVAFIWWPWEYVNVGEPGHELYTLYTPVIGFTFGFAVLAIGIAVIQMVKKLFPAETAVQQRHDGPSTDVDRATFLAQVADAGKGTTIGRRKLIIRSAGLAAAVAGIGTGVVALGGIIRNPWAEGENAPLWHTGWRPENGETVYLRTDTGILSEIARVRPEDMEPGAMMTVFPYRESERGNEEELLHAQRASDASVMLIRLRPGTEVTKRPGQENFNYGDFYAWSKVCTHLGCPTSLFQAQDNRILCPCHQSQFLATQDAEPVFGPAARPLPQLPITVNEEGFFVARSDFVEPVGPAFWERPKTT; encoded by the coding sequence TTGAGCAGCGAAGTCAGCACCGGGTCGGACCGCCGTCCGACCAAGGACGAGCTCGACGCGATGTCGCCCGAGCAGCTCGCCCGCCTGGCGGGTGAGCTCGACGAGGTCGAGGTCGTGCACAACACGCCCGCGTTCCCGATCCCGGGGACCCGTGCGGAGAAGCGCGCCGAGCGTTCGGTCGCGCTGTGGTTCCTCATCTCGGCGATCTCGATGCTCGCCTTCGTGGTCGCCTTCATCTGGTGGCCGTGGGAGTACGTCAACGTCGGCGAGCCCGGCCACGAGCTGTACACCCTGTACACGCCGGTGATCGGGTTCACCTTCGGGTTCGCGGTGCTCGCGATCGGCATCGCGGTCATCCAGATGGTCAAGAAGCTGTTCCCCGCGGAGACCGCGGTCCAGCAGCGTCACGACGGCCCGTCCACCGACGTCGACCGCGCCACCTTCCTGGCCCAGGTCGCCGACGCGGGCAAGGGCACGACGATCGGCCGTCGTAAGCTGATCATCCGCAGCGCCGGGCTGGCGGCGGCCGTCGCCGGTATCGGCACCGGTGTCGTCGCGCTCGGCGGCATCATCCGGAACCCGTGGGCCGAGGGTGAGAACGCCCCGCTGTGGCACACCGGCTGGCGTCCGGAGAACGGCGAGACGGTCTACCTGCGCACCGACACCGGCATCCTCTCCGAGATCGCCCGTGTGCGACCCGAGGACATGGAGCCGGGCGCGATGATGACGGTCTTCCCGTACCGCGAGAGCGAGCGGGGCAACGAGGAGGAGCTGCTGCACGCGCAGCGCGCCTCGGACGCGTCGGTCATGCTCATCCGTCTCCGCCCCGGGACCGAGGTCACGAAGCGCCCCGGTCAGGAGAACTTCAACTACGGTGACTTCTACGCCTGGTCGAAGGTCTGCACCCACCTCGGATGCCCGACCTCGCTGTTCCAGGCGCAGGACAACCGCATTCTCTGCCCGTGCCACCAGTCGCAGTTCCTGGCCACCCAGGATGCCGAGCCCGTCTTCGGGCCGGCCGCCCGGCCGTTGCCCCAGCTGCCGATCACGGTGAACGAGGAGGGCTTCTTCGTCGCCCGCAGCGACTTCGTGGAGCCCGTCGGACCCGCGTTCTGGGAGAGGCCGAAGACGACATGA